One Plasmodium coatneyi strain Hackeri chromosome 14, complete sequence genomic window carries:
- a CDS encoding Gtp binding protein: MIKIAYHPGVNNLFSHKKVQKKKNLYPLGYSSHVPFSNEHNELRKKVYRFKVFVQEGNLRNNCSGKNGRPTHVGTNLDDQTDKQLRGAQDKYCAKETTLEEVENQNGCADGGEDEEREKGHQKDVHFVNDMTHEGGTPPNGDSPECASVPHEVHVGWAQDWQPHIGDISSEEEGEGAFCDKEEDYASQMGSEEEAQQGEESAQSYGEETPDLHGKPLRERKGKKKEVDLKIIRNLPLISIIGRPNVGKSTIFNRLTRKFQEGSIVLGESSTRDKIYGEVDWDGYKFEVVDTGGLIFEDEKFCKQIRDQIMLSLKESSVVLLVVDGINGVHPVDLEICRFLRKYIKNQYISKMATRKKGADQVNDAAAVENSPEGASSDTPEGCEVDNCQTDTTSRGSHNDIDTRNALTEEDENDGLKRAMLKVIVCVNKCESYKDGNVKAQNFWELGFGTPYPCSGIHGNGLSEILDECIKYIEKVEINELEEEKNEENTINISFIGKPNTGKSSILNKILNCNRFIVSPIAGTTVDSIDVLVKIKDSDRIYRLIDTAGIQKRKKNVPFNEKTKYEYLLFNRTEKAIKRSDVCILVIDSFNGISSHDINIARKIVKENKSCIICCNKWDLIYNKNDIFNDTKNYVLNLLKPVDFANILFISAKTSQRLLNIFDNAEETYKQYTRKINTNSLNDVIKEALLLRPPIPIRNKSLNIYYAFQAHIKPPGFVFFCNSQKCAYENYTKYLESRIRESFNIRGTPIRIYYKQKRKRNLIKKVKNPDKYNLDIEAIQRDFLKTQSGQKSQG, from the coding sequence ATGATTAAAATTGCGTATCATCCTGgtgtaaataatttattttctcacaaaaaagtgcaaaagaagaagaacctTTACCCTCTGGGTTATTCCTCTCATGTCCCCTTTTCAAATGAACACAATGAACTGAGAAAGAAAGTTTACCGTTTTAAAGTATTCGTCCAGGAGGGGAATTTGAGAAATAATTGCAGCGGTAAAAATGGGCGACCTACACATGTGGGTACCAATCTAGACGATCAAACAGACAAACAGCTGAGGGGAGCTCAAGACAAATACTGCGCTAAGGAGACAACACTCGAAGAGGTGGAAAATCAAAATGGATGTGCAGACGGTGGAGAAGATGAagagagggaaaaaggacACCAAAAGGatgtccattttgtaaatGATATGACCCATGAGGGGGGAACCCCTCCGAATGGTGACTCCCCAGAGTGTGCATCCGTCCCTCATGAGGTACATGTGGGGTGGGCACAAGATTGGCAACCTCATATAGGAGATATCTCATCCGAGGAGGAGGGAGAGGGAGCGTTTTGtgataaggaagaagattATGCAAGCCAAATGGGAAGCGAAGAAGAGGCACAGCAGGGCGAAGAAAGTGCCCAATCATATGGAGAAGAAACCCCCGACCTTCATGGCAAACCGCTGCGTGaacggaagggaaaaaagaaagaggtcGACCTAAAAATCATAAGAAACCTACCCCTGATATCCATTATAGGCCGACCGAATGTTGGAAAGTCTACCATATTCAACCGATTGACGAGGAAGTTCCAAGAGGGTAGCATAGTCCTAGGAGAAAGCAGCACAAGAGATAAAATTTATGGAGAAGTGGATTGGGATGGGTACAAATTTGAGGTGGTGGACACAGGTGGCCTCATATTCgaagatgaaaaattttgcaaGCAAATACGAGATCAAATTATGTTATCGCTTAAGGAGTCCTCAGTCGTGTTGCTCGTCGTTGATGGGATAAACGGCGTCCACCCTGTGGACCTGGAGATATGCAGGTTCCTCAGGAAGTATATTAAAAACCAGTACATTAGTAAAATGGCCACTCGGAAGAAGGGGGCCGACCAGGTTAACGATGCTGCTGCAGTAGAAAACTCGCCGGAGGGCGCATCGAGTGATACGCCAGAAGGATGCGAAGTGGACAACTGTCAAACGGATACAACGTCCCGAGGATCTCACAATGACATTGACACGAGGAATGCACTAACCGAAGAAGACGAAAATGATGGGCTGAAGAGAGCCATGCTAAAAGTCATCGTATGCGTGAACAAGTGTGAGTCGTACAAAGATGGAAATGTGAAGGCGCAAAATTTCTGGGAATTAGGGTTCGGGACGCCCTACCCCTGCAGTGGGATCCATGGAAATGGGCTGAGCGAAATTTTAGACGAGTGTATCAAGTATATAGAAAAAGTGGAGATAAACGaattggaagaagaaaaaaatgaagaaaacacCATAAATATTAGCTTCATCGGAAAACCAAACACAGGCAAATCAAgtatattaaataaaatcCTAAATTGTAACCGTTTCATCGTTTCTCCAATAGCAGGAACGACTGTTGATTCGATTGACGTTTTAGTAAAGATTAAAGACAGTGATAGGATATACAGACTGATTGACACTGCtggaatacaaaaaaggaaaaaaaatgttccctttaacgaaaaaacgaaatatgAATACTTACTATTTAACAGAACGGAGAAGGCTATCAAACGTAGTGACGTGTGCATCCTCGTCATTGACTCGTTTAATGGAATCAGCTCACACGATATAAATATAGCAAGGAAAAttgtgaaggaaaataaaagctgTATAATTTGCTGCAACAAATGGGATCTaatatataacaaaaatgatatttttaatgACACCAAAAATTATGTTCTTAATCTTTTAAAGCCAGTTGATTTTGCGAACATTCTTTTCATATCTGCGAAGACGTCGCAAAGGTTGCTTAACATATTCGATAATGCTGAAGAGACGTATAAGCAGTACacaaggaaaataaacaCGAACAGTTTGAATGACGTTATAAAGGAAGCTCTGCTTCTTAGACCTCCAATTCCCATCAGGAACAAGTCGCTAAACATTTACTACGCCTTTCAGGCACATATTAAACCCCCcggttttgtttttttttgtaattctcAAAAGTGTGCTTAcgaaaattacacaaaatatCTGGAAAGCAGAATAAGAGAAAGCTTCAACATACGGGGCACGCCTATTAGAATTTACTACAagcagaagagaaaaagaaacctTATTAAGAAGGTTAAGAACCCGGACAAGTACAACCTAGATATTGAGGCCATACAGAGGGACTTTTTAAAGACGCAATCTGGTCAAAAATCCCAGGGGTGA
- a CDS encoding Type IIB DNA topoisomerase, translating into MRDNVDVTSLLEKCTLNFLTSLLDKKKKKKVLSKGKILEMTRLFYIVEIVSKNLKANTHSTLRQIFYTNPPLFMSQNVSNIAIGKLTKIIKIPRELLNIYNSPKGIIRGNIFLREKKSSPWVDCMSIFETRGHLICPFGVSDIKISLDVKYVLIVEKETIFFRLLQSDFISNYGPCILITARGFPDINTRQLLYEIRRCNKGLKIFCLTDYDAYGLSIAFTYTSKMESKIYYVDDVSIDNLCWLNLFPPEEGLHKKVLKDIDISKLTLRDIRMLDNFCETVKSSPKFRSSEIIAWTEHANHMKTSGLKYEVDAIQDIEKHLSTKIGELL; encoded by the exons ATGCGGGACAACGTGGACGTGACAAGTCTTCTGGAAAAATGCACTCTGAATTTTCTTACATCCCTGCtggacaaaaagaaaaaaaaaaaagttttgtcaaaaggaaaaattcttGAAATGACAAGACTGTTCTACATCGTCGAAATCGTTTCGAAAAACTTAAAGGCCAATACACATTCTACATTGAGacaaatattttacacaaaCCCACCATTGTTCATGTCGCAAAACGTTTCAAATATAGCCATTGGAAAGttaacaaaaattataaaaattccGAGGGAGTTACTAAACATTTATAATTCCCCCAAAGGAATAATcagaggaaatattttcctccgggaaaaaaaatcaa GTCCATGGGTGGACTGCATGAGCATTTTTGAA ACAAGAGGGCATTTGATATGCCCCTTTGGAGTCTCCGATATAAAAATTTCGCTTGATGTGAAATACGTCCTAATAGTGGAAAAGgagacaattttttttaggcTACTTCAATCGGATTTTATTTCAAATTATGGACCCTGCATTTTGATTACGGCTAGAGGGTTCCCAG ACATTAACACCCGGCAACTACTTTACGAAATCCGTAGATGCAACAAGGGCTTGAAGATTTTCTGCCTCACCGATTATGATGCTTATG GTCTAAGCATAGCGTTTACATATACCTCGAAGATGGAGTCAAAAATTTACT ACGTAGACGACGTATCCATAGATAATTTATGCTGGCTGAATTTGTTCCCCCCGGAGGAAGGGCTtcataaaaaagttttaaaagaTATTGATATAAGTAAACTGACCTTAAGGGACATCCGGATGTTGGACAA CTTTTGCGAGACAGTAAAAAGTAGCCCCAAATTCCGCTCCTCTGAAATTATCGCGTGGAC GGAACACGCTAACCACATGAAAACTTCCGGCCTGAAATACGAAGTAGATGCAATCCAAGATATTGAGAAACATTTGAGCACAAAAATTGGGGAACTCCTTTGA
- a CDS encoding RNA binding protein, with translation MMEYAKTSMSNMDTADSNCNSRLFQNESNYDKTRLIIKNVPKYMNEMDLKKHFFKMKGNYEFKITDIKIMKRKKLIKNKEFFESRKICFIGFINNTDCENFKKSFNNTYINTSKIVIEDAFSPLISKNAQQSRNASSYALKRIGEMQKMKKDKSVKIVKNENFVNKTIPIKKTKAGMSTTRSHMIFLDDQPVQGEEEDQEGKKKKKKKKKKDKKKTKMEGDNPSEQLEPAEKTRTNGAKRDIDEEGKMDDATHADTADGAQSGTEKEEAEEEEALDWLKKISKREESDKNACSDKNVRTDKNDQNDQGAQKIRLFEDEVSTATNQSSDEKEGKKKTDNGVDEEEDCENMNTGKIIIFNMPPVSEQDVKNLCERFGPVVDVKVFKNVKKGAVVLNLNEKKNNKSSDDFFIKLLKENHDSFANGKEKKKKKKKLDEADSGVLKRDDREVGDGEAEDWKNDNVSKNESILNSDLTNVKVYAFVNFMFPSACERAKHFLNHSIFRGKVLSVKYAKEKIGDYEYTEKEKNNVFIKLSHDSKTSYKKILEIQKKRNCQNENIWNILYTDINSSIHNFCKENKCSPHSILNIKDRNIAVNVSLTETYIINKMKEWIKKEGIYLEAFEQIYRKKDEGGEPSGETDQKGDKKGDEKVDGDNPPGEDLNHMNHVVKYKRSDDTIIVKNLSIQTNQKEVISLFKKYGVLSKVSFSPYNNIAILQFEKAENAKKAFISNSYIRYKKLPLYLEWAPMNLFERKGDQDGDGSNTKGETNSEEIPTKEAVKKSEQAAAPKEEQHYIESESSDEEITHASIYVKNLNFNTKEEDLKKLFEKLEGFITCNIVKSKKAISKKNDEKGKAPEQKLMSQGYGFAEFKSKELALEAIKKLTATTLDGHILELSLSRNRVKKKKNKNNEEKEVVKEKKKITKKLLVKNLAFQVTKEELRKLFSAFGNIKSVRIPKNAYNRSRGYAFVEFMSKNECLTAIESLQHTHLYGRHLIIDFADDFIFDKNVNEFDKLKEENGVNNNHGGKKEKCITSEQAKRKATYEKEKKKKVTESKKRKLMNNMENI, from the coding sequence ATGATGGAATACGCAAAGACCAGCATGAGCAACATGGACACGGCCGACAGCAACTGCAACAGTAGACTCTTCCAAAATGAATCGAACTATGACAAAACAAGATTgatcataaaaaatgtcccaaaatatatgaacgaaatggatttaaaaaaacacttcttcaaaatgaaggggaattatgaatttaaaataacagatataaaaattatgaagagaaaaaaacttaTCAAGAATAAAGAATTCTTTGAGTCCAGGAAAATTTGTTTCATAGGTTTTATTAACAACACAgattgtgaaaattttaaaaaatctttTAATAACACCTACATTAATACTAGCAAAATTGTCATTGAGGATGCCTTTTCTCCACTTATTTCCAAAAATGCACAGCAGAGCAGAAACGCCTCTTCGTACGCCCTTAAGCGTATAGGAGagatgcaaaaaatgaagaaagacaAGTCTgtgaaaattgtgaaaaatgaaaattttgtcaaTAAAACGATCCCCATTAAGAAAACCAAAGCGGGAATGAGCACCACCAGGAGCCACATGATATTTTTAGATGATCAACCGGTtcagggggaggaggaagaccaGGAAggcaagaagaaaaagaagaagaaaaagaagaaggataagAAAAAGACTAAAATGGAAGGGGATAACCCCAGCGAACAGTTGGAGCCAGCGGAGAAGACACGCACAAATGGTGCTAAGAGGGACATTGATGAGGAAGGCAAAATGGATGATGCAACCCATGCTGATACAGCCGATGGAGCGCAAAGTGgcacagaaaaggaagaggcagaggaggaagaagcccTAGATTGGCTGAAAAAAATCtccaaaagggaggaaagtgaCAAAAATGCCTGCAGTGATAAAAATGTCCGTACCGACAAAAATGACCAGAACGATCAAGGTGCCCAAAAGATCCGCCTATTCGAGGACGAAGTGAGCACAGCGACTAATCAATCGAGcgacgaaaaggaagggaaaaaaaaaacggacaaTGGCGTGGACGAAGAGGAGGATtgtgaaaatatgaacaccgggaaaattatcatttttaacatGCCCCCTGTAAGCGAACAGGACGTAAAAAATCTGTGCGAACGGTTTGGCCCCGTCGTCGATGTGAAGGTCTTTaagaacgtaaaaaaaggagcagtaGTCCTAAAtttaaatgagaaaaaaaacaacaaatcGAGTGACGacttttttataaaactGTTGAAGGAAAACCATGACTCCTTTGCAaacgggaaggaaaaaaaaaaaaaaaaaaaaaagttggatGAAGCTGACAGCGGTGTGTTGAAAAGGGATGACAGGGAGGTGGGCGATGGGGAGGCCGAAGATTGGAAAAATGATAATGTTAGCAAAAATGAGTCTATCCTCAACAGTGATCTTACAAATGTAAAGGTGTACGCCTTCGTCAATTTTATGTTCCCCAGCGCCTGCGAGCGCGCcaagcattttttaaaccaCTCCATTTTTAGGGGCAAAGTGTTAAGCGTTAAATATgctaaggaaaaaattggagaCTACGAATATacagagaaagaaaagaataatgtGTTCATTAAATTATCTCATGATTCAAAAACATCGTATAAGAAAATATtggaaattcaaaaaaagagaaattgccaaaatgaaaatatctGGAATATTCTCTACACGGATATCAACTCGAGCATTCACAATTTCTgcaaggaaaataaatgcagCCCCCATTCTATACTAAATATAAAGGACAGGAATATTGCCGTTAATGTTTCGCTCACGGAGACGTAcataattaacaaaatgaaggagtgGATAAAGAAGGAGGGGATTTACTTGGAGGCTTTCGAGCAGatatataggaagaaggacGAGGGGGGAGAACCCAGTGGGGAAACCGACCAAAAGGGTGACAAAAAGGGTGACGAAAAAGTGGATGGAGATAACCCCCCCGGGGAGGATCTTAACCACATGAACCACGTCGTCAAGTACAAACGAAGTGATGACACTATtatagtaaaaaatttgtccattCAAACAAACCAAAAGGAAGTAATAAGCCTTTTTAAGAAGTATGGTGTTTTGAGCAAAGTTagtttttccccctataATAATATAGCTATATTGCAGTTCGAGAAAGCGGAAAACGCCAAGAAGGCCTTCATATCGAACTCGTACATACGGTATAAGAAGCTGCCCCTCTATTTGGAGTGGGCCCCCATGAACCTGTTCGAGAGAAAGGGAGACCAGGATGGAGACGGAAGCAATACCAAGGGGGAAACGAATAGTGAAGAGATACCCACCAAAGAAGCAGTCAAAAAATCTGAACAGGCAGCAGCCCcgaaggaggaacaacacTATATCGAAAGCGAGTCCAGTGATGAAGAAATTACACACGCCAGCATCTACGTCAAGAACCTTAACTTCAATACCAAGGAAGAAGACCTAAAAAAGTTGTTcgaaaaattggaaggatTTATAACGTGCAATATTGTGAAAAGTAAGAAGGCCATATCGAAGAAGAAtgacgaaaaaggaaaagcgcCAGAACAGAAACTGATGTCTCAGGGATACGGTTTTGCCGAATTTAAAAGCAAAGAGTTAGCTCTTGAGGCCATCAAAAAATTGACAGCAACAACTCTGGATGGCCACATACTGGAGCTGAGTCTTTCTCGTAAcagagttaaaaaaaaaaaaaataaaaataatgaagaaaaagaggtagttaaggaaaaaaaaaaaattaccaaaaagTTGctagtaaaaaatttagccTTTCAAGTGACGAAAGAAGAattaagaaaattattttctgcATTTGGAAATATCAAAAGTGTCAGAATACCCAAAAATGCATATAACAGAAGTAGAGGATATGCATTTGTTGAGTTTATGTCAAAAAATGAGTGCCTTACGGCGATTGAGTCATTGCAACATACCCATTTGTATGGAAGACATCTTATCATCGATTTTGCCgatgattttatttttgataaaaatgtaaacgaATTTGATAAACTGAAAGAGGAGAATGGGGTTAACAACAATCATGGGggtaagaaggaaaagtgcaTCACGTCAGAACAAGCCAAGAGAAAAGCTACCTatgagaaggagaaaaaaaaaaaagtaactgaatcgaaaaaaaggaaactcaTGAATAATATGGAGAATATTTGA
- a CDS encoding DNA-binding chaperone produces MKDILPKNACTKNGEEHFCLQDINAKNEEDYASQLSSLPYLSTHHGVSIRKKKVEPAGFMFYVKYEIALLKGKKKKAKEGKHIPIEEIFLYKEKIDYLNELKVKNEGEEEPHSEGDQGGQYNKERSTKNNRDKNYEDDYDDTNMDSSNKKKQEKANNKKSSNLVKKCINNNINVYEVLSVEEADDLETIKASYKKLILLFHPDKNKGTSFLNQKEKEKKRKKEREKGKDGNRNDDNAKAKGKHDSGETKKDFMYYMEKYNIEKLTPEEKKSMFLKIQDSYAVLSDKTLRKQYDSSIPFDEYIPTVTELEEAPNFYEFLRPVFKRNAKWSAKKPVPDIGDEHTDIKNVKYFYDFWYNFINWRDFSYQNEYNYEDAECREERRWMERENKKIQKKASKAENLRIIKLVDLAYNNDPRIIAENKRLKLEKQKKKELSILEKQKKTDATMNDMEKESSTNQQSNDKKNKDNKAAVKIWRHHIKSLCLTKLAKHVDSDLVQERLSLMPFETLCEFIDDIYVFLNFNLQKGNPPSVEKVNASNGTQVSEQSQGGKDSTHTAHGKSDSSALINTNSVYENGSPNLVGTNGIAKQDANNSVRKDPPECAKSGPSKNSAGLTDGTDYTTKTEEMNTINGHIAKISNNDHKDNFRVEKDKKNQVMNSNSSFEGPPCEVNHLHQSKIETGGNDPQVEVHPIGNKREDEQNENKQVNMEEVPNGVNSGEPKLSNGDHSKRSPSENMDLRNNTMSSTTCSTASSTTRKQVASQTVNQVAAQMASQTQNSNEGGGNRTTGFIGHLKNVELGDKEIELLILIFKKYINQFTRVVEKEQKKNSEETTNTRNKAERDARIAEGGMTNSSSSPSHQQVSENVKLMNEQGSGHHSENDKKKDDEASNTCGKWTAQEVSLLAKALKSYPGGTRNRWDLISNFIKTKSVKEVIKKTKEMFENETLKNLSRNFEETAFDNFKNQNKGVMKKIDDNLDKRDVKMAAEGKDNLTNKSTDNLTNNLNGHAEVKRPWTYQEQHLLEQALMKHPASLPKKERLQLVASEIKTRTLEEVILRMKTLRAQILAKKAAK; encoded by the coding sequence atgaaagacATATTACCAAAAAATGCGTGCACAAAGAATGGAGAAGAACACTTTTGCCTACAAGACATTAACgcgaaaaatgaagaggactACGCTAGCCAACTTAGCAGCCTACCTTACCTGTCTACCCACCATGGCGTAAgtataagaaagaaaaaggtcgAACCAGCGGGGTTTATGTTTTATGTAAAGTACGAAATTGCCctgttaaaagggaaaaagaaaaaggcaaaggaagGTAAACACATCCCGATAGAGGAAATATTTCtctataaagaaaaaatagattACTTGAATGAACTTAAAGTAAAGAAtgagggggaagaggaacCCCACAGCGAAGGGGACCAGGGTGGCCAGTACAACAAGGAAAGGTccacaaaaaataatagggACAAAAATTACGAAGATGACTATGACGATACGAACATGGACAGTAGCAATAAGAAGAAACAGGAAAAGGCAAACAATAAGAAAAGCTCCAATTTagtgaaaaaatgcataaacaataacataaatgtgtatgaGGTTTTAAGTGTAGAAGAGGCAGATGATTTGGAGACCATAAAAGCGTCATACAAAAAACTTATATTGTTATTTCATCCGGATAAAAACAAAGGCACGAGCTTTTTaaaccaaaaggaaaaagaaaaaaagaggaagaaggaaagggagaagGGTAAAGACGGTAACAGAAACGATGATAATGCTAaggcaaaagggaaacatgATAGTGGTGAGACCAAAAAGGACTTTATGTATTACATGGAGAAATACAACATAGAAAAACTAACgccagaagaaaaaaaaagcatgttcCTAAAAATTCAAGACTCCTACGCTGTTTTATCAGACAAGACACTTCGAAAGCAGTATGACAGTTCCATCCCATTTGATGAATACATTCCAACAGTGACAGAGCTGGAGGAGGCCCCGAATTTTTACGAATTCCTCAGACCAGTTTTTAAGAGAAATGCTAAATGGTCAGCTAAAAAACCAGTGCCAGACATAGGAGATGAACATACcgatataaaaaatgtaaaatatttttacgacTTTTGGTATAATTTTATCAATTGGAGAGATTTCTCTTATCAAAATGAGTACAACTATGAGGACGCAGAATGTCGAGAGGAGAGGAGATGGatggaaagagaaaataagaaaatcCAGAAAAAGGCTTCCAAGGCGGAAAATTTAAGAATTATCAAATTGGTAGATTTAGCCTATAATAACGACCCCAGAATTATTGCAGAAAATAAGAGACTCAAATTggagaaacaaaagaaaaaagaattgtccattttggagaaacagaaaaaaacagatgcCACCATGAACGATATGGAAAAGGAGAGCAGCACCAACCAACAAAgcaatgataaaaaaaataaagacaacAAAGCAGCTGTCAAAATTTGGAGACACCATATTAAATCGCTGTGCCTAACGAAGTTAGCAAAACATGTAGACTCCGATTTGGTACAGGAAAGATTATCCCTTATGCCGTTTGAAACATTGTGTGAATTTATAGACGATATTTATGTGTTTCTCAATTTTAAcctgcaaaaggggaatcCTCCTTCTGTAGAAAAAGTGAATGCCTCCAACGGTACCCAAGTTAGTGAGCAGtcacaagggggaaaagattCTACACACACTGCACACGGCAAGAGTGATAGCAGTGCCCTAATTAACACCAACAGTGTTTATGAAAATGGATCCCCCAACTTGGTAGGGACAAACGGAATTGCCAAGCAGGACGCAAATAATTCAGTGAGGAAGGACCCCCCCGAATGCGCCAAATCGGGCCCGTCGAAAAACTCCGCGGGTTTAACAGATGGCACAGACTATACGACCAAGACGGAGGAAATGAACACCATAAATGGACATATTGCTAAGATCAGCAACAACGACCATAAGGATAACTTTCGCGTAGAGAAGGACAAGAAAAACCAAGTGATGAATAGCAACAGCTCCTTTGAAGGACCCCCTTGTGAAGTTAACCACTTGCATCAGAGCAAAATCGAAACAGGGGGAAATGACCCACAAGTGGAAGTGCACCCCATTGGTAACAAACGAGAAGACGAACAGAATGAGAACAAACAAGTAAATATGGAGGAGGTACCGAACGGAGTTAATTCAGGAGAGCCAAAACTGTCCAACGGTGACCATTCCAAGAGGAGCCCCTCCGAAAACATGGACTTGCGGAATAACACCATGAGCAGTACGACGTGTAGCACGGCCAGCAGCACGACACGCAAGCAGGTGGCTAGCCAAACGGTCAACCAAGTGGCGGCCCAAATGGCCAGTCAAACACAGAACAGCAACGAAGGTGGGGGAAACAGAACCACCGGGTTTATAGGGCACCTGAAGAACGTAGAACTGGGGGACAAAGAAATCGAGTTGTTAATTCtgatatttaaaaaatacattaatCAATTTACCCGTGTtgtggaaaaggaacaaaagaaGAACTCGGAGGAAACCACAAATACAAGGAACAAAGCAGAAAGGGATGCACGCATAGCAGAAGGGGGAATGACGAATAGCAGCTCTTCCCCTTCGCATCAACAGGTTAGCGAAAATGTAAAGCTAATGAATGAACAGGGAAGTGGTCACCATTccgaaaatgacaaaaagaaggatgacGAAGCTAGTAACACGTGCGGCAAGTGGACGGCCCAGGAAGTGTCCCTACTTGCGAAGGCATTGAAGTCCTACCCAGGGGGGACCAGAAACAGATGGGATCTGATTTccaattttataaaaactAAAAGTGTGAAAGAAGTTATAAAGAAGACGAAAGAAATGTTCGAAAATGAAacgttaaaaaatttaagcagAAACTTTGAAGAAACTGCTtttgataattttaaaaatcaaaataaaggagtCATGAAAAAAATCGATGACAATTTGGATAAAAGGGATGTAAAAATGGCAGCCGAGGGGAAAGATAATTTGACAAATAAGTCTACAGATAATTTGACGAATAATTTAAATGGCCACGCGGAGGTGAAGCGGCCATGGACATATCAGGAGCAGCATTTGTTGGAACAAGCACTGATGAAGCACCCTGCGTCTTTACCGAAAAAAGAGAGGCTCCAGTTAGTGGCCTCTGAGATAAAGACGAGGACGCTGGAGGAAGTTATCCTTAGAATGAAGACTCTCAGGGCACAGATATTAGCCAAGAAGGCGGCAAAGTAG